From one Mytilus edulis chromosome 1, xbMytEdul2.2, whole genome shotgun sequence genomic stretch:
- the LOC139502485 gene encoding TATA box-binding protein-like 1, with translation MCFNDLLKMTDVQIEGAVPLLDPSSLKVENSTNNNQNGVETEVEEAEDDTPCIDIIINNVVCTFSTRCHLNLRTVAMEGVNVEYKREQGMCNMRIRRPYTTASIWSSGKITCTGATSEPYAKIAARKFARQLQRIGFDVKFTNFKVVNVLGTCSMPFKIKVADMARKYPREVSYEPELHPGATYRIKEPKATLKIFTTGSITVTAPCVDNVQSAIEHIFPLVAEFKAVKSEVNAELLMKEAKFIQKHRVIKPKRPITKFEEDLEYEDSSEEDFDSEEDQD, from the exons ATGTGTTTTAATGATCTGTTAAAAATGACAGACGTCCAAATAGAAGGGGCGGTCCCGTTATTGGATCCTAGTTCACTGAAGGTAGAGAATAGCACAAATAACAATCAAAATGGTGTAGAGACCGAAGTTGAAGAAGCTGAGGATGACACTCCATGTATTGACATCATTATAAACAATGTAGTGTGTACTTTTAGTACGAGGTGCCATTTGAACTTGAGAACTGTTGCGATGGAAGGTGTTAATGTTGAGTACAAAAGAGAACAGGGT ATGTGCAATATGAGGATAAGGAGACCATACACAACTGCCAGTATTTGGTCTTCAGGAAAGATAACTTGTACAGGTGCTACCAG TGAACCATATGCAAAAATAGCTGCCAGAAAATTTGCCAGACAATTACAAAGGATAGGTTTTGATGTCAAGTTTACTAATTTTAAAGTTGTAAATGTACTAGGAACATGTTCTATGCCATTTAAAATCAAAGTGGCAGATATGGCGAGAAAATATCCAAGAGAAGTCAG TTATGAACCAGAACTGCATCCTGGGGCAACATACAGAATAAAAGAACCAAAGGCCACTCTGAAAATCTTTACTACTGGAAGTATAACTGTTACAG cTCCATGTGTTGACAATGTACAGTCTGCTATTGAACATATTTTTCCTTTGGTTGCTGAGTTTAAAGCAGTTAAAAGTGAAGTTAATGCTGAACTTCTAATGAAAGAAGCCAAATTTATTCAGAAACACCGAGTGATCAAACCAAAACGTCCAATCACTAAATTTGAAGAAGACTTAGAGTATGAAGATTCTAGTGAAGAAGATTTTGATAGTGAGGAAGACCAGGATTAA
- the LOC139502493 gene encoding uncharacterized protein — protein sequence MGSENVQIIRNEHKPTFLEIQARNRRLADIRRGQTYFQKIDSLAERQWNKNTPHDSAGRRQVVTIRPLTDTQNTKSQNRQLMLNNGFEKKRIHSERPRGSERIVEEELFLVNSTTPRQKVPLDFRNHSPYFRNGHAEKISERLGIFNQWGSGVHPLDEKVTLTSSDLMPQFEPFRFRDSVKHVHKPTPKQYMPMSRAAHEKDRQIKVHTNFLSRNGLVNINPELEQWPEMDAESRQRSFVRDPELLQRERTTAFMNRLDKMIDPFKQQTDKMELTSSNEECEGSPPPSISDLTEVNPINNSNVRYSKGRRSVEVIQKLPLYPKYITQPQKPRRKNLTFSKLLIELNRQPMGASRKCKIWVNNLERVDSNTCKT from the coding sequence ATGGGATCggaaaatgttcaaattattcGAAATGAACATAAACCAACATTTCTAGAAATACAGGCCAGAAATCGACGGCTTGCTGATATCAGAAGAGGACAGACATACTTTCAAAAGATCGATAGTTTAGCGGAACGACAATGGAATAAAAATACTCCACATGACAGTGCAGGCAGACGTCAGGTTGTTACTATTAGACCGCTAACTGATACACAAAATACTAAATCACAAAACAGACAATTAATGCTCAATAATGGGTTTGAGAAAAAACGCATCCATTCTGAAAGACCAAGAGGTTCGGAACGCATAGTCGAAGAAGAGTTGTTTCTAGTCAATTCAACAACGCCACGACAGAAAGTACCATTAGACTTCAGAAATCATTCTCCGTATTTTCGTAACGGACATGCCGAAAAGATAAGTGAAAGATTAGGTATTTTTAATCAGTGGGGATCTGGTGTTCATCCTTTGGACGAAAAGGTTACCTTAACAAGTAGCGATTTGATGCCTCAATTTGAACCATTTCGCTTTCGTGACAGTGTAAAACATGTgcataaaccaacaccaaagcaGTATATGCCGATGAGTCGAGCTGCCCATGAGAAAGATCGTCAAATTAAAGTGCATACAAACTTTCTGTCAAGGAACGGACTAGTCAATATTAATCCAGAACTAGAACAATGGCCGGAGATGGATGCCGAATCACGACAAAGATCGTTCGTGCGTGACCCAGAACTTCTTCAAAGGGAAAGGACAACAGCTTTTATGAACAGATTGGACAAAATGATTGATCCGTTTAAGCaacaaacagataaaatggaATTAACTTCAAGTAACGAAGAGTGTGAAGGGTCCCCACCACCTTCAATTTCCGACCTCACGGAGGTCAATCCAATTAACAATTCGAATGTCAGGTATTCTAAAGGCAGACGATCAGTTGAAGTTATACAGAAACTTCCTTTGTATCCAAAATACATAACACAACCACAAAAACCTCGACggaaaaatttgacattttctaaACTGCTTATTGAGCTTAATAGACAGCCGATGGGAGCTAGCAGAAAGTGTAAAATATGGGTGAATAATTTGGAAAGAGTTgattcaaatacatgtaaaacTTAA